The following is a genomic window from Thermodesulfobacteriota bacterium.
ATGTGCTTGAATTCATTATCCAGGGGCTCCCCGTCCGGATTGGCCGCCGCGGCTGCGGAGGCGACCGTATGGAGCGTGGACACCATCTCGATCTGATCGTCGCGGACGAGAAAAATCGGGCTGTCGCCCACATTGGCGGTGATAAATGTTCGGCCGGTCAAGAGAACCGCTGAAATGGTCGTCCCCATCCCGGCGTAGCGGGGGTTGTTGGAGGCCAGGTCATATACACTCCGGTTGGCCAGATGCAGGCCGGCCAGAAGCCGGTTGGCCTGCCTGGAAACTCCCCGGATTTTTATCGGCAGTTCTTCGGGATGTTTTTGTGACAGATTCCGGATATAACTGGAAATGGTTTCAACGGCCACGCGACTGGCGACTTCTCCGGCCGCGTGCCCGCCCATGCCGTCCGCCACGACATAAAGGTTATGCGCGTCGTCAACGACAAAACTGTCCTCATTGGCTTTTCTTTTTCTGCCGGTGTCGGTCAGACCCGCGGACTCAACAATCAGCATATGTCGCTTTCCGGTTATTTGCCATCCTGCGCTTTCTTGGTTTTGGCAGCGTCAATTTTCTGGCCGAGTATTTTCAAGTGCTGCGCCATCTGGCCGGCGGTCTGGTAGCGCGCTTCTGTCTTTTTGGACATGGCCTTGTTGATGATCGCCACCAGCGGTTTGACGATTTTGGGGTTGATCTGCTGCGGGTCCGGGTGCGGCTCGTTTAAAATTTTGTGCATCAGTTCCGCCGGGCTGCTGCCCTTGAAGGGAACTTCACCCGTGAGCAGTTGAAACATCATGACGCCCAGGGAAAAAATGTCGCTGCGGCCGTCCACTTTTTTGCCGGTGATCTGTTCCGGCGACATGTAATAGGGAGTGCCCTTGATGATGCCGGTCTTGGTTTGAGACGAGGCCGTGATCCGGGCGATGCCGAAGTCGGTGATTTTGATCTTTTCGCCTTTAAGCAGCATGACGTTGGCCGGCTTAATGTCGCGATGAACGATTCCCTTCTGATGGGCATAGTCCAGGCCGTCGGCTATTTCGGCGATGTACTGGATCACCTTGCGCATGGGCAGCAGATTTTTTTTCTTGGTGTATTTATCCAGGTCTTCGCCTTCCAGGTACTCCATGGCGATGTAAGCCAGGTCATGCTCCTCTCCGGCATCGTAAATGGTTACGATGTTGGGGTGGGACAGGGTGCCGGCGCTTTCGGCTTCGCGGAAGAATTTGGCTTTCATCTGTTTAGCCTCTTCCTCGTCAAAATCTTCCGAGAACTTCACGGTCTTGATGGCCGTGGTCCGGTTGATCCGCGGATCCTGGCCGAGATAGACCGTGCCCATGGCTCCCTTGCCCAGCTGCTTGAGGATTTCATAACGTCCCAGGGTCGGCCGGACGCCCGCCGACGCGGTGGCGGCCAGGTTGTCTCCGCCGCCGCCGAAGTCGCCGCCGAAGACCATGGTTTCACTGGCGATGTTCAGCTTTTTCTTTTTTTCCGCCACGTCCTTGAACTTGCCGTCGTGGTCTTCGATGTAGCCGAATACCGCCGCCGCCTTGTTGAATTGCCTTTTGCGCTCGTAATCCAGGGCAAGGTTATAAAGGATATCCTTCATTTCGCTATCGACCGGTACTTTTCTGAATTTGTCGAAGGCCATGTCCAGCATTCCCTGGGACTGGAACGATATACCCAGCATGCGGTTGGTCTGGGCGGATTCGCCCTCGACCTTTTCCTTGCCGGTTTCGGCCATGAAATAACTAATCGTGACCACGCCGATATAGCCGATGACCAGCAGCAGGAGCGGATAGATTAACTGGACCCATATTCCCTGGATCAGGAAGAGGTAAGCGGATCCGCCGATCAGCAGGCACAGAACCCCAAAAAACGACGCGCCGGCAATGACGGCCTTGAGCCGGGGGAGGATTAGCGCCACAAACAGACCCAGTATCAGAACGGCGATCAGTTCGCTGACCATTGCCAGCGGCATTTCTTTGATAAACTGTCCGTTTAGAACGGACCAGATCACATTGGCGCTGAAATCACCGAAAGAAGTGTCCGGAGAGACCGGCGTGCTCAAGGTGTTGGCCAACCCCTTGGCCGAAAGAGACAGCAGGACGATTTTCCCTTTGAATATATTCAGGGGGATCTTATCGTTGATGACATCGAAGAAGGAGTAGTGCTTGAAGGCGTCCTCCCCGGCGCTGTAATTGATCAGCATTTCGGAATAGGCCGTGAGCGGGATAACCATGTCCTTTATTGCTAATGATGAGCCGATGTCGGCCGTAATATCGGCAGGCATGACTTTCAGGTACCTGGCGGCAATGACCAGGTAATAGGAGGGGATGTATAGGTCATTGAACTGATAAAAGAGCCGCTCCCGGCGATAGGTTCCATCCAGGTCCGGCGCGCTGTTGATGTGTCCCATGCCCGCGGCCGCCTGCCTGAATGCCGGGATCGGCAGGGTCGCCTCGCTGGCCCGGGGGCAGAGAATGCCGGCATCGGGCTGAGTGACGGTGATCGCTTGGGCGGCCAGAACCGGATCAATTTGCGTTTCACCGGCTCCGGGGATCAGGTCGTCTTTGAAGAAAACGGGCAGGGTAACATTTCCGGTGTTTTTCATGGACATGGCCAGAATCGTGTCCCGGTCCAGCCTGGCTCTGGCTTCCTGCATCGACCGGAGAAATTTTTCACGCGCCGGCCCGGCGGCGGGGTTGGCTTCAAGGAAAATCTGCTCCAGTCGGGCGATCTCCTGCAGGCCGGCATTTTCCTCGGGTTCGCTGTAGATAATATTCAGGCCGATAACGGCCGGACCGGCCGAGGCGATTTTGTCGATGCACTCGGCGATTCTTGTCCGCGGCCAGGGCCAGCGGCCCAGCTTTTCGATGGATTCGTCGTCAATGTCGATGATGGCGATACGGTCTATGGTGTCGGCCTGGCGGTTCAGCTTCATCCAGGCGTCGTAGAGCTTAAGCCCTAAAGCATCGAAGAATTCAACCCGGAAAAGGGTTAGAAACAGGAAGACAATGGTGACCGCCAGGCCGAAGAAAAGCGTTGGATGTCTCTTTATCAGGTTCATGCAGCCTGCCGGAAACGAAAACTACCTGCCAATATATTTTATTGTGAAATCCCCCTGCGGGTGAGTGTAAATACTTTTATGCTTTGATTATAGAGTCGCGGCCGGGTCGTGTCAACAGATAAGAATCCACAGAAATAGCGATAAGTTGTTGATCAGTTTCGGATTGTCGGCTATAGAGAATAGTCGCCTGTCAATCAAATGAGAGTGCTATCCATGGAAAAAAAGTTCCGACCGGAGTTGACGGTAATTCTGATTTTGATTGCCGTCACGCTGGCCACCTATCTACAGGCCATTACTTTCGAACTGGTTCATGCTGAAGATTATGTCATTTACAATGAACTGGGAACCCGGCTGAAAGCTTATGGCTTCCCGCTTATGGGAATTTTCCGGATGCCCAGCAACGCCGTTTACCTGGTTCCCATCCCCAATTTTGTGGCTTTTCTGGATATCTGGCTGTTCGGTGACCGGATCGGCATGCTGCATCTGATGAACGTGATCGCTCATGTCATGAATTCAGTACTGGTTTTTATGATCCTTAGACTGGCCTCGGGTTGTCTCTGGCAAAGCGCTTTTGTCGCGGCCCTGTTCGCGCTGCATCCGGTCAACACGGAAAACGTCGTTTCCTGGTGCCGGGGGCCAACGCTGATTGAGACTTTTTTCTTTCTGCTTACCGTCCTGTCTTATATCTATTACGCCCGAAAACCTTCGAAACTAAGATACGGACTGATCGTGCTTTTCATGGTCCTGGCGCTGCTGTCCAAGCCATCGATTGTTTTTTTGTTTTTCACCCTGTTGCTGTTTGATTTCTGGCCCATGAACCGACGGCGCTTTGGCAGGGATGAGTCGGTCGCACCCCGGTTTGCGCCCGCGGAACCCGTGAAACTGATTACGGAGAAAATGCCGCTGTTGATTGTCCCGGTCGTGTGGGTGGGAATTTTCGCCCTGGTTGTCCGTATGGGCCCTGATCTGCCGGTCAATATTCCCCGCCCGGACAATCAGTGGCATCTGCTCAATCTTCCGGTTTCCTACGTTCTGTATCTATGGAAAATGGTCTGCCCCTCAAGCCTGCCGCTGCATTTTCCGGACTCACCACTGGCCCGGTCGTACGTGATGCCTGCCTGGCAGATAGGCGGGGCAGCGGTCCTTCTTGCGTTGATAACCGCCGCGGTGATTCATCAGCGGAAAAGGCATCCCTTTCTGCTCACCGGATGGCTCTGGTTTGTCATCTGTCTGGGACCTTACGCGTTAATCAGCGTAAGCCAGCAGCGGCCGCTGGTTCCCCGATATTCCTATCTTCCCATGATCGGCCTATCCATTATTGCCGCCTGGGGCGGGGCGACGGTGTTAGGCAGGATGGGCGTCCGCAGGCTGACGGTCGGAGCCGCGGCTGTTATTGTCCTGGTCGTTCTGGCGGTGACGTCGTGGACGCAGGCCGGGCGATGGGCGGATAAAATCAGCTACTTCAAGCACGCGGTCGATGTTTTTCCCGGCTGCGAGCAGCGGCGCTCCAATCTGGGGGAAGTGCTTTACGAAAAGGGCCGGATTGATGAAGCCATTACGCAACTGGAGATGGCGTTGAAGATCAATCCCGATTTTTTTGTGGCGCACAACCACCTGGGCCTGGCCCTGATGCAACGGGGGGATCGCCAGGGGGCCCGGGACCATTTTGAAAAAGCCATCCGGGCCAATCCCGATTATCCTGAAGCCCATAACAATCTGGCCAACCTGATGGCGGATATGGGCGATACGGACGGGGCCGTTGCCCATTATAACCAGGCGCTTCGCATCGACCCGTCGCTGTTCCGGGCGCATAATAATCTGGCCACGGTTCTGCTGCAAAAGGGATTATATGACCAGGCAATTTTTCATTGGGAAACGGCCCTGTCGCTCAACCCCGGCTACCACACCGCCCGGGAAAATCTGATCCGGGCAAGACAAATAAAAGAGGCCGGGCCAAGGCGATGACGTCTTGGCCGTCATGGGTGCCCTTCGCGTCGCCTTGTTTTCTGCCAAATGAATTACCATGAGGCGTGGCGGCCAGCCGGAACTGCCCGACCGCTCAAGTTTAAAAGAATTTACAGGAATTTGATCCGTCCGGCCGTCAGGATGGCCATTTTCAGCAGCAACCAGCCGTGATGCCACCGGCTGATATTGGTGAAGCCGTACTTTCTGCGGCGGTAACGGACAGGCAGATCGGTGATTTTAAGATTGAGCCTGGCCGCGCTCAAGAGCAGGGCAAAATCACCGAAGGGGTCGACCAGGCTGAAATCGCCCGGATCGTTTTTCATGATTTCATAATCTTTTTTCCATAAGGCTTTGGTGCCGCAGAGCGTGTCCTTGACCGGCTGGCCGAGCAGCCAGGAGAACAGCAGGCTGAAGATTTTATTGGCTATCATATTGAGAAAACGCATGCTCTGATTTTCCATGGGATATACCAGCCGGACGCCGTTGATAAAATCGCCGGCGCCGGACACCAGGGCATCGACGAAACGGGACAGGTCTTCGGGCGGAACCGTCAGGTCGGCGTCCAGGATAATCAGGATATCCCCGGCGGCTTCCTGAAAACCGGCCTTTACGGCATCGGCTTTTCCCTTTCCCGGCTGTTTGATGAGACGACAATTGCTTTCAGGCAGTTCAGCGATGGCCTGACAGATGGTTTCGTGGGTTCCGTCGGTTGACCCGCCTTCCACAAAAATCAATTCGATCCTGTATCCCGGGATAACCGTCTGTTGCAGCAGATCATGGATGTTGCCGGCTTCGTTTCTGGCGGGAATGATGATGGAAACAAGCGGCGGGCAGGTATTACGGCCCGGGGGAGGGACCGGGCGGGCAATCATGAAATTGGTCAGCCCCAGCCAGTGGAACGGCGGCAAGTGGAGAAAAAAGCGATTCAACAGCGGTTCCAGCACGGGGCAGGGGGCCGGAAACAGGATGGCGTTGTGTGAACGAATCTGTTCGAATCCGGCCAGTCTCAGCAGGTTGGTCATGTCCGGGGGGGTCAGCCAGTTCTGTTCCATCAGATCAGCGGCCAAATGATATTTTCTGGCCAGGTTCAGGGGGATGCGCCACATGTTATTGAAAAAATTAATGATCAGGCGGGTCCCGGCATGGCTGAACGACGCTGCCCGGGCCAGGACGGACTGGACATCCCACAGATCATTGACCAGATCCGACAGGATGATGACGTCGAATTTGATCTTCAAGCCGATCTGGTGCGCATCGGCGCAGACAAAATCAAGATGGGGATATTTTTCCCGGGCTTTCGTAAGCATGCCGATGGAGAAGTCCACGCCGACCCCCCGCTCCGGATTCAGAGCGTTTAACAGATCGCCCTGACCGCAACCCAGTTCCAGCACGGTTAGACCCGGGGGAATCAGGGCGCGATAATAACGCGCCAGAAGATGATGGTAAAAGTGACCGGTGCGTTTTTCTCTGCTCGCGGTGGTCCGGCAGATGCCGTCCCAATGCCGGCGCCTTTGGGCCTGATAGACCTGTCGAGGGGAAGGATTTTCAGCCATGGCCTTTTAAAAAAACGGTAAAAGAATGGTTACCGCTATTAATTCTATATTATAAATAAAAATTTTTATATGATTAAAATATAAGCCGGAAGGTTGCAGCGTAAAGAAACATTTTTCGTTATTCCGGGATGATAAGAACGGGAAAAACTGAACAATCATGAATCGCCATCATGGTGCCCTTCGATCCGGGTTCCTTAAAAAAGCAGTCGCCGGTCTGGCCAGCGGCGGCCTTCTTGCCTGTTACGGGCTGATTTTTTCCGGGTTTTTCCCCATCGCCAGCGGCGGCCTGGGACATGACTTCGTGCTGGGCCTGCCGCAACTGCTGGCCGGCTACTTCTGGTTCAGGAACAACGGCCTTTCCTCGGTCCTCTGGTTCTCCCCGTTTATCTGCGGCGGTGTCCCGGCTTTTCCGCATCCCATCCATTTTTTTTATTCCGTGCCCCAATTTTTGAGTTTTGTCATCGACCCCTTTTCAGCCGTCATGCTGAACCTGCTCATATTCGCGGCAGCCGGTTTCTGGGGGCACTACCTGCTTGCCCGCCGGTTGTTTGCCGCCCATGCATCCACCTCTTTTTTCTGCGCCGCGGTGTTTCTTTTCAACGGATTTTATGCCTATCGATACGTTATCGGTCACTTTCTTTTTCATTCCTTCATGCTGATTCCCTGGTGCGTGCTGCTGCTGTCGGATCCTCGCCTGGATGAAGGCCGGGATCGGCTCCGGCGGAACCTGGCCGCCGGCACGGCCGTCGCGTTGCTGCTTAGCTATATGGTCTATTCCACTCTTCAAAACCTGATGCCGGCCGTGTTGTTGAGTATTGCCGCCGCCGGCCTGATTTGCGGCCTGGGGCTTGGCCGGCGTTTTTCGGTTCGGGCGTGGGCAGCGCGTTTTGCCTTTGCCGGCGTCCTGGCGCTGGGGATATCGGCGGCCAAGTTGAGCGCCGTTTACCATTTTTTACGCCATGTGCCCCGGACCGGCTATGCCCTGCCCCAGTTCACCGGATTGGCCGACCTTCTGATCGTTCTTGTCCAGTCGCTTTTCTTTTCACCGGCCTGGGAAAGGGCCAGGCAATCAATGATCAATATGCAGTTTGCATTGAAGCAGCATGAGTTCGAATTCGGGTTGACGCCCGTACCTCTGGTGATCCTCTGCGTCGGCGGGATTTCTCTGGTCTGGTCTTTGCGGGCAGGGGAGCGCAAGGATTTTGCCTGGATGCGGGGCAGAAAAAACCTGACGATACTTGCCGTGATCTTCCTGATGCTGTGCCTGCCGGTGATCCTGAACTACCATACCCCCGCCTGGAACCGTTTTTTAAAGACGCTTCCCATTATCGGCAGCAGCACCCAGTGTACCCGCTGGTTCTGTATGTATATCCCGGTCATTACCATTCTGACGGCCATCATCGCCGGAAACGTCTCCTGGCTGAAGAAATATCATAAAACGGTCGCCGTAACCGGCGTGGCCGGCGTTCTGCTCCTGAACCTGATCGCGGATAAATCTTACTACCGTCAGGAGACATATTCACCGCTGCCCATCATGGCCATGTATTACAATGTCAAACGGGGGCTGTGGGAACCGGTCATTACCGATATCGGCGTCTGTACCGATGAGACCGGCCGTCCCGGACTCCCCATTTTCCGGAACGACAGCCTTATCTTCGGTCAGTCCCAGATGCTGTGTTACGATTCCGCTTTTGGCTACCGGCTTGAGAACCTGCCGGTCAGGCAACTGTCTCCGGGGTCGGTGTTCAAGGAAACAGATGGCTTTTTGAATATTAAGAACCCCGCCTGCTATGTGTTCCCCGAAGAAAATGGCTGTCGACCCGGCGATCATTTCACGGTCGCGCAGAAAGATCAGGTTGTCGCCTTTACCCGTTACCGGCCTTACGACTTTAAAATGCCGCCCGCCCAGAAAATCGCCAACCGGTTGACCCTGGCCAGTCTTTTTATGGCTGTTCTTTTGCTGGTCTGGGGCGGCCTCGGCCGGCGGCCGGCTTGCCGGCGACAAAAAACTGGGTCCACAGCAGAAAATCCAACTTCGTGTTAAACAGCCTGGTGTTCAGCGCTGCCGCAAGACGCTGGGCAAACCGGGCGGATGTTTCGGCCAGGCCCGGCAGGTAAAGGCCGGACTTGTGAATTTCCAGCACGGTAAAACCGATGCGGGCGAGACTTTCGTTCAGCCGGCGCGAGGTCATGAGGTTGATGTGACCCGTCGGCAGCACCGGTTCGCGATAAATTTTTCTTACCAGAGAGATGACCGGCCGGCGCAGGAGGATGCCGGCCGTTATTTCCAGAAGGCTGAACGGCTGAGGGGTGGAAAGCAGAAGGATGCCGCCCGGCTTCAGAACACGGTATATCTCTTTCAGGCAAACCAGACCGCTGTCGATATGCTCCAGCACCTCGGCGCAGACGACAAGGTCGGCGACATTATCGCGAATCGGCAGGAAACGGGCGTCGCCGGCCAGCCACTGCATGGCCTTGTTTTCTTTGAACCCGGTTTTGACCTGTTTGAGAAATTCCGTCTCAAGATCCAGGGCGATGACCGATTCAAAATGCCGGGAAAGCGCCGGCAGCAGGATACCGCAGCCGGTTCCGATATCAATGACCGGCCCTTTGGCGCCGGGCGGAAAATAGCGGCCGGCTGTATCGATCAGCCATTGCAGCCGGCTCGTGTGCAGCCATTTCCGGGTGGGGTTGCGGGAGGTGTAGAGCCCGCGCTGAAGCCGCAGGGCGTCATTGATACCGTCAGTAGCGCTATTCAGCCTTGTTTTTTTCATCGGGCGCTTTTATTTCACGGATGACAAACAGCGGCCTGTTTTTGACTTCCAGGAACAGATGGCCGATGTATTCACTGATAACACCGATCGAAATGAGCTGGATGCCGCCCAGAAAAAGGATCAGCATGACCATGGAGGCATATCCGGGCACCCGGCCGCCGAAGACAATGGTATAGACAAAAACGTAAACGCCGTAGCAGAAACCGATGGCGGCGGCGCTGATGCCGGCCAGGGTCCATATCCGTAAAGGCAGGCGGCTGTAAGACGTGATGGCGTCAATGGCAAAGGCGGTCAGCTGCATATAACTCCACTTGGATTTTCCCCCTTTGCGTTTTTCCCGTGTATATTCCACAAAGCCTCTGCGAAAGCCGATCCAGTTGATCAGCCCTTTGAAGTAGCGGGTCCGCTCGGTGAACTGCAGGATGACGTCAACGGCACGCCGGTCCAGCAGGCAGAGATCGCCGCTGTCCGGCGGCAGATCGCAGTCGGATATCGTCTGGATGAGTTTGTAGAAAATTTTGGCGGCCAGCCGTCGTATCCAGTTCTCGCCCCTTCGGCGCCTGCGGATACCGATGACGATGTCATGGCCCTGCCGCCATTTTTGCAGCAGGCCGGGGATGATGGCCGGGGGATCCTGAAGGTCGGCATCGATTACCACCACGGCCTTGCCGGCGGCCCTGCCGATGCCGGCAAACACGGCGATATCTTTACCGAATCTTCTGGACAGGGAGATCAGGGTGAGGTCGGGACGGTTGCGGCTGATATCCAGGAGAATATCCCAGCTGTTATCGGTGCTGCCGTCATCGACGAAAATATATTCGTGGCGGATGTCCTCTGCCGCCAGGGCCTGATCCAGAGCCGGCAGGCAGTCCCGGAGGATATCGGCTTCATTGTAAACCGGTATGACGATAGAAATCGTGGTGTTGTCAGCGTCTGTTGTCATGAGCGGTGCTGTTGATTGATGACGGTATCCTGCCGGAAACAGGATGCATTCGGTTAAGGCAGATGTATCATATATTTTTAATGCCGGCAAACCTTCACTCATGCAGCGTATAACACCGGCCGATGTCGTCAAGGCTGCGGGCCTTCAAATAATCGGCAATGGCCCGATCATAGACAGCCGTGTGCTCAAAGGCCTTTTGGGCCAGACCAAAGCGCGTCTTCAGGGATATTTTTCCGCCGGTGGCTTTCAATTCATCCAGGATGGTCGGGTAATCGGACGGGTTGACTACCGGTGCCACGCGGATAAAATTTTTGGCGGCTGCCCGCAGCATACATGGCCCGCCGATGTCAATATTCCCCCGGGCCTGCTCCGGGGTAACGTCGGGCCGGGCGACGGTCCGGGTAAAGGGGTAGAGATTGACCACCACCATATCGATGCGAATCGCGCCGGTTCTTGACAAATCGGCCTGGTGAGCGTTGTTGTAGGTTTCGGTCAGAATCCCAAGATATATTTTAAAATCAAGGGTTTTTACCAGACCTCCCTGGGTTTCGGGCTGTCCTGTATAATCGGCGACCTGGGTGAGCCTTGATCCGGCTCTGTCGCCCAGCGCCTTTTGAATCGCCGAGAAGGTTCCCCCGGTGGAAAGCAAATGAACTTCCGGAATAATATTGATAAGATCTTTGACAAAAGCGTCCAGACCGTCCTTGTCTGAAACACTGATCAGCAGATTGCGGATGGGAATCAGGCCGTCAATCTCTTTTACGGTGTTAATGCTCATGGCAACTTACCTCCAGAAATAATTGATTTTATTGTTAAATTATTTATGCCGTGCAGCCGACAGCAGAGGCAAAATAAGCGGCGAAGCGATCTCTAAATCCGCTATTGATTTTTGGGCCAGTTTGTACTCTTCAGCAGGACAATGTCAAATATTTTAGGACAAAGTTATGCTTTTTTATGCGTCTTTTTTTATTGGAATGGAACTTTTCAGAGCCGCTGGCATAAGTTGCACACAGACAAGATTAATGTTTTTTTGTTATGATTCAAAGTGTTATTTTTTTTTATCCAAGAAATATGAAGTTTCGTCTTCTTTTGGCCCGGATATTGCTTTTTAAAAGGCAAAAGTGATATTTGAAAAATAAGATTGTTTTTGACGAAGTCTGAAAGATGTGGTTACCCCCCCCTCCCCCTAAACCACTCAGGCTTCAAGTTGTACGGTGCGTCTGAATCGCTCGCCAGCATCTCCCCAGGTGCTACCGGCACCCCCCCCTCCTCCAGCCGGGTGAGTTAGGCAGACCACCTACATAATAAAAGCTGTTGCGTACCCCCCTGTGCGCAACAGCTTTTTATTTTTTCCCTTCATATTCGGCCAGGAACCGACTGAAAAACAGCTCCATGAATTCATGCCGCTGCCGCGCCATTTCCCGGCCGGCCGCGGTCAGCATCCTGTCCTTTATCCAGCGCAGTTTGACCAGATACTCCCGGTAGCCGGTATCGTTTACCGAATATGACGGGGCCAGGGTAACGTCGATTTCCGGGTTGTGCAGGCAGGCCCCCAGCTCTCCGGCAAAAAGGTATGCCCTGGCGATACCGATGGCCCCGATGGCATCCAGCTTATCAGCATCGAATACTACCCTGGCCTCCAGCGTCTCCGGCTCAGGCGGTTTCCGGAAGCGATGGGCCGCGATGCAGTGAACGATGTTTTTTATCTGGTTTGCTGAAAAGTCAAATTGCTCCAGGATAGCGACCGCCAGATCCGCCCCCTTTTGCGCGTGGCAGAGGGCGCCGCCGGCATTGTCCTGATGGCATCGGCCGATATCATGCAGCAAGGCCCCGGTCACCGCCACGGCCATATCCGCTCCTTCGAGCGCGCCGATGGTTCTGGTCAGATCGACCACACGCCGGGTATGCTCCCAGTCATGACTGCCCTGGGCGGCCAGGAAAAATTGTTTTACAATTTCCGTAATAGCGGATTCATGGTTTGGCATCGTTTATTTATGACCGATAAAAAAACACCGTTTCAAGCTATCGGTA
Proteins encoded in this region:
- a CDS encoding protein phosphatase 2C domain-containing protein, encoding MLIVESAGLTDTGRKRKANEDSFVVDDAHNLYVVADGMGGHAAGEVASRVAVETISSYIRNLSQKHPEELPIKIRGVSRQANRLLAGLHLANRSVYDLASNNPRYAGMGTTISAVLLTGRTFITANVGDSPIFLVRDDQIEMVSTLHTVASAAAAANPDGEPLDNEFKHMLTQAVGTKTSVAPDTVERKCQEGDTIVISSDGLTDMLSLDEIRDTVTVEKPVGACQKLVELANLMGGLDNITVIVIKIKKVAKNVGLLSRFQKSIRQIIKP
- a CDS encoding glycosyltransferase family 2 protein, whose product is MTTDADNTTISIVIPVYNEADILRDCLPALDQALAAEDIRHEYIFVDDGSTDNSWDILLDISRNRPDLTLISLSRRFGKDIAVFAGIGRAAGKAVVVIDADLQDPPAIIPGLLQKWRQGHDIVIGIRRRRRGENWIRRLAAKIFYKLIQTISDCDLPPDSGDLCLLDRRAVDVILQFTERTRYFKGLINWIGFRRGFVEYTREKRKGGKSKWSYMQLTAFAIDAITSYSRLPLRIWTLAGISAAAIGFCYGVYVFVYTIVFGGRVPGYASMVMLILFLGGIQLISIGVISEYIGHLFLEVKNRPLFVIREIKAPDEKNKAE
- a CDS encoding tetratricopeptide repeat protein gives rise to the protein MEKKFRPELTVILILIAVTLATYLQAITFELVHAEDYVIYNELGTRLKAYGFPLMGIFRMPSNAVYLVPIPNFVAFLDIWLFGDRIGMLHLMNVIAHVMNSVLVFMILRLASGCLWQSAFVAALFALHPVNTENVVSWCRGPTLIETFFFLLTVLSYIYYARKPSKLRYGLIVLFMVLALLSKPSIVFLFFTLLLFDFWPMNRRRFGRDESVAPRFAPAEPVKLITEKMPLLIVPVVWVGIFALVVRMGPDLPVNIPRPDNQWHLLNLPVSYVLYLWKMVCPSSLPLHFPDSPLARSYVMPAWQIGGAAVLLALITAAVIHQRKRHPFLLTGWLWFVICLGPYALISVSQQRPLVPRYSYLPMIGLSIIAAWGGATVLGRMGVRRLTVGAAAVIVLVVLAVTSWTQAGRWADKISYFKHAVDVFPGCEQRRSNLGEVLYEKGRIDEAITQLEMALKINPDFFVAHNHLGLALMQRGDRQGARDHFEKAIRANPDYPEAHNNLANLMADMGDTDGAVAHYNQALRIDPSLFRAHNNLATVLLQKGLYDQAIFHWETALSLNPGYHTARENLIRARQIKEAGPRR
- a CDS encoding class I SAM-dependent methyltransferase; its protein translation is MKKTRLNSATDGINDALRLQRGLYTSRNPTRKWLHTSRLQWLIDTAGRYFPPGAKGPVIDIGTGCGILLPALSRHFESVIALDLETEFLKQVKTGFKENKAMQWLAGDARFLPIRDNVADLVVCAEVLEHIDSGLVCLKEIYRVLKPGGILLLSTPQPFSLLEITAGILLRRPVISLVRKIYREPVLPTGHINLMTSRRLNESLARIGFTVLEIHKSGLYLPGLAETSARFAQRLAAALNTRLFNTKLDFLLWTQFFVAGKPAAGRGRPRPAKEQP
- a CDS encoding glycosyltransferase, with the translated sequence MAENPSPRQVYQAQRRRHWDGICRTTASREKRTGHFYHHLLARYYRALIPPGLTVLELGCGQGDLLNALNPERGVGVDFSIGMLTKAREKYPHLDFVCADAHQIGLKIKFDVIILSDLVNDLWDVQSVLARAASFSHAGTRLIINFFNNMWRIPLNLARKYHLAADLMEQNWLTPPDMTNLLRLAGFEQIRSHNAILFPAPCPVLEPLLNRFFLHLPPFHWLGLTNFMIARPVPPPGRNTCPPLVSIIIPARNEAGNIHDLLQQTVIPGYRIELIFVEGGSTDGTHETICQAIAELPESNCRLIKQPGKGKADAVKAGFQEAAGDILIILDADLTVPPEDLSRFVDALVSGAGDFINGVRLVYPMENQSMRFLNMIANKIFSLLFSWLLGQPVKDTLCGTKALWKKDYEIMKNDPGDFSLVDPFGDFALLLSAARLNLKITDLPVRYRRRKYGFTNISRWHHGWLLLKMAILTAGRIKFL
- a CDS encoding serine/threonine-protein kinase — its product is MNLIKRHPTLFFGLAVTIVFLFLTLFRVEFFDALGLKLYDAWMKLNRQADTIDRIAIIDIDDESIEKLGRWPWPRTRIAECIDKIASAGPAVIGLNIIYSEPEENAGLQEIARLEQIFLEANPAAGPAREKFLRSMQEARARLDRDTILAMSMKNTGNVTLPVFFKDDLIPGAGETQIDPVLAAQAITVTQPDAGILCPRASEATLPIPAFRQAAAGMGHINSAPDLDGTYRRERLFYQFNDLYIPSYYLVIAARYLKVMPADITADIGSSLAIKDMVIPLTAYSEMLINYSAGEDAFKHYSFFDVINDKIPLNIFKGKIVLLSLSAKGLANTLSTPVSPDTSFGDFSANVIWSVLNGQFIKEMPLAMVSELIAVLILGLFVALILPRLKAVIAGASFFGVLCLLIGGSAYLFLIQGIWVQLIYPLLLLVIGYIGVVTISYFMAETGKEKVEGESAQTNRMLGISFQSQGMLDMAFDKFRKVPVDSEMKDILYNLALDYERKRQFNKAAAVFGYIEDHDGKFKDVAEKKKKLNIASETMVFGGDFGGGGDNLAATASAGVRPTLGRYEILKQLGKGAMGTVYLGQDPRINRTTAIKTVKFSEDFDEEEAKQMKAKFFREAESAGTLSHPNIVTIYDAGEEHDLAYIAMEYLEGEDLDKYTKKKNLLPMRKVIQYIAEIADGLDYAHQKGIVHRDIKPANVMLLKGEKIKITDFGIARITASSQTKTGIIKGTPYYMSPEQITGKKVDGRSDIFSLGVMMFQLLTGEVPFKGSSPAELMHKILNEPHPDPQQINPKIVKPLVAIINKAMSKKTEARYQTAGQMAQHLKILGQKIDAAKTKKAQDGK
- a CDS encoding HD domain-containing protein; translation: MPNHESAITEIVKQFFLAAQGSHDWEHTRRVVDLTRTIGALEGADMAVAVTGALLHDIGRCHQDNAGGALCHAQKGADLAVAILEQFDFSANQIKNIVHCIAAHRFRKPPEPETLEARVVFDADKLDAIGAIGIARAYLFAGELGACLHNPEIDVTLAPSYSVNDTGYREYLVKLRWIKDRMLTAAGREMARQRHEFMELFFSRFLAEYEGKK